Proteins encoded together in one Ipomoea triloba cultivar NCNSP0323 chromosome 4, ASM357664v1 window:
- the LOC116015799 gene encoding receptor-like kinase TMK4 → MAYTKALYVFFFRLLLLINLLSVSFCDDAAVMSKLLAALSPAPSGWSNSTHPCTWGNVSCESGNVVNISLASQSLSGKLPSELTHLASLRLLSVQQNSLSGPLPSFANMSSLGELYLNSNEFSSIPQDFLLGLPSLQIFNISNNGKLSPWQISSYLAESTWLESFSASNASITGVIPNFFDSTPNLDLSYNNLTGSLPGSFGSSEIQNLWLNNQQQGLSGTIDVLSSITQLNQLRLQTNAFTGPIPDLSKCINLFDLQLRDNQFTGVVPVSIMGLKFVGITLQNNNLQGPIPDFVYNFKIGLGNGFCKDTPGPCDPQVTALLAVAGGFGYPITLAQSWVGNNACNWSSISCDGHGNVITVTLRKQGFSGTISPAIANLTSLRNLYLNDNNLTGPIPESLTSLPHLQVLQVSNNNLSGPIPVFPPSVNFSHSGNLFLLGSGQNSDAPIPSIHPFFGNSNGSSISAGMFAGVVIAVVIVVVVVFFVSYKCYTKRQHKMKVSVKGIAVSTEIKKRDIVDCGRTFHVHEDGNIAIPIQVLEKATNFFSQENMLGSGGYGVVYLGELDDGTKVAVKKMKDGATLTKGMNEFQAEIAFLTKVRHRNLVALIGYCINDNNRLLVYEYMPQGTLGHHLFEWEKHGFDPLTWKQRVTIALDVARGIEYLHSLAHQSFIHRDIKSSNILLSDDMRAKVADFGLIRKASNDKSSFETLVAGTFGYLAPEYATTGRATNKVDVYAFGVVLMEILTGKKTVDETLPDETCHLVTWFHKIIIRKGHSLRNAIDPTLDLDDQTFESISKVGELAAHCTTNKYFRRPNMEHVVNVLGPFAQKWKPLRPEEIEEKYGGLDLHMSLPLAFDDSSIQSLSFTEAQLNENRLNQSAQF, encoded by the exons ATGGCCTACACAAAAGCTCTATAcgtcttcttcttccgtttacTACTTTTAATCAACCTCCTTAGTGTTTCATTTTGCGATGACGCCGCCGTCATGTCTAAGCTCTTAGCCGCGCTCTCTCCGGCGCCCTCTGGCTGGTCCAACTCTACACATCCCTGTACGTGGGGTAATGTCTCGTGCGAGTCCGGCAATGTGGTCAACATCAGCCTCGCCTCTCAGTCCCTCTCCGGCAAGCTCCCTTCTGAGCTCACACACCTCGCGTCTCTCCGATTACTTTCTGTCCAGCAAAACTCCCTCTCCGGGCCCTTGCCCTCTTTCGCTAATATGTCCAGCCTCGGAGAGCTCTACTTAAACAGCAATGAGTTCAGCTCAATCCCCCAAGATTTCCTCTTGGGTCTTCCCAGTTTGCAGATTTTCAACATTTCCAACAATGGCAAGCTCAGCCCATGGCAAATTTCTAGTTATTTGGCTGAAAGCACATGGTTGGAATCTTTCTCCGCGAGCAATGCCAGTATCACCGGCGTCATTCCTAATTTCTTCGATTCTACCcct AACCTGGATTTATCCTACAATAACCTCACCGGGTCTCTGCCTGGGTCGTTTGGGAGCTCGGAGATACAGAATTTGTGGCTAAATAACCAACAACAGGGGCTCTCCGGGACTATTGATGTGCTTTCCTCAATAACCCAACTCAACCAATTACGGCTTCAGACCAATGCCTTCACGGGTCCGATCCCTGACCTTTCCAAATGCATAAATCTCTTCGATTTGCAGCTCAGAGACAACCAATTTACCGGGGTTGTACCAGTTTCCATAATGGGTCTTAAATTTGTGGGAATTACTCTTCAGAACAACAATTTGCAGGGTCCCATACCAGATTTTGTATATAACTTCAAGATAGGTCTTGGTAATGGTTTCTGTAAGGATACACCTGGACCTTGTGATCCACAGGTCACTGCACTTCTTGCTGTTgctgggggttttgggtatccAATCACGCTCGCCCAATCTTGGGTAGGGAATAATGCGTGCAACTGGTCATCTATATCTTGTGATGGACATGGGAATGTGATTACTGTGACTCTTAGAAAGCAGGGGTTTTCAGGTACTATTTCACCCGCTATTGCCAATTTGACTTCATTGAGGAACCTATATTTGAATGATAATAATCTTACTGGCCCAATCCCGGAGAGCTTGACTTCTTTGCCTCATCTTCAAGTCCTACAAGTGTCCAATAACAATTTGTCTGGGCCTATTCCTGTTTTTCCACCTTCTGTAAACTTTTCTCATAGCGGCAACTTATTTCTACTGGGTTCAGGCCAGAATTCAGATGCTCCCATCCCCAGTATCCATCCATTTTTTGGCAATTCAAATGGGTCCTCCATTTCAGCTGGAATGTTTGCTGGTGTGGTTATAgctgttgttattgttgttgtggtTGTATTTTTTGTCTCTTACAAGTGTTACACGAAGCGGCAGCATAAGATGAAAGTCAGTGTAAAGGGCATTGCTGTTTCGACTGAGATAAAGAAACGGGACATAGTTGATTGCGGGAGAACTTTTCATGTTCACGAAGATGGAAACATTGCTATTCCCATCCAAGTTCTTGAAAAAGCCACAAACTTTTTTAGCCAAGAAAATATGTTGGGGAGCGGAGGATATGGAGTGGTATATTTGGGTGAACTTGATGATGGAACTAAGGTAGCTgtgaaaaagatgaaagatgGGGCAACGCTTACTAAAGGAATGAATGAATTCCAAGCAGAAATTGCGTTTCTTACCAAAGTTAGGCATAGGAATCTAGTTGCATTAATTGGTTATTGTATCAATGATAACAATAGGCTTTTGGTGTACGAGTATATGCCACAAGGTACATTGGGTCATCATTTATTTGAATGGGAGAAGCATGGCTTTGATCCTCTAACTTGGAAGCAAAGGGTGACAATTGCATTAGATGTGGCCAGGGGAATCGAATATCTTCATAGTTTGGCTCATCAAAGTTTCATTCACCGAGACATAAAGTCCTCAAATATTCTTCTTAGTGATGACATGAGAGCCAAGGTCGCAGATTTTGGATTGATTAGAAAGGCTTcaaatgacaaatcttcttTTGAGACGCTAGTGGCTGGAACATTCGGTTATCTTGCACCTGAATATGCTA CAACAGGACGAGCCACAAACAAAGTAGATGTGTATGCATTTGGAGTTGTTTTAATGGAGATTCTCACCGGCAAAAAAACAGTAGATGAGACGTTGCCTGACGAGACGTGTCACTTGGTCACATGGTTTCACAAGATTATTATAAGAAAAGGTCACAGCCTTCGAAACGCTATCGACCCAACTCTTGATCTTGATGACCAAACATTTGAGAGCATTTCTAAGGTTGGAGAGCTGGCAGCTCACTGCACTACTAACAAATATTTTCGACGACCAAATATGGAACATGTTGTTAATGTTCTTGGTCCCTTTGCACAGAAGTGGAAGCCTTTGAGACCAGAAGAAATAGAGGAAAAGTATGGTGGTCTTGACCTTCACATGAGCCTTCCTCTTGCGTTTGACGACTCATCCATTCAAAGCTTGTCTTTTACAGAAGCCCAACTCAATGAAAATCGTCTCAATCAAAGtgcacaattttaa
- the LOC116015800 gene encoding receptor-like kinase TMK4 encodes MAYAKALFLFLLINLLTVSFCDDAAVMSKLLAALSPAPSGWSASKDPCTWTNVNCDKSTGNVLSINLNPQSISGELPSELTQLESLRSLSVQKNSLSGPLPSFANMSSLQELYLDSNQFSSIPQDFLLGLPNLQIFSISDNGELIPWKIPSYLAESTNLESFYASNASITGVIPNFFDSFPNLQNLRLSYNNLTGSLPGSFGSTFIQNLWLNNQQQGLSGTIHVLSSMTQLSQVWLQANAFTGPIPDLSKCVNLFDLQLRDNQLTGVVPVSITALPKLVNITLQNNYLQGPIPDFGNNVKINVVGNSFCKDTPGPCDPQVTALLAFAGGLGYPIMLTHSWEGNDACNSWKYISCDEQGNVITVNLEMDDFSGTISPALANLTSLRNLYLDNNNLSGPIPENLNTLPNLQVLDVSNNHLSGLIPYFPSSIKVNTDGNLFTGKVVSPGGGSPVLGQNSDAPIPSDIPLSGNSNGSSISAGMIVGVVISVVIVVVIVFFVSYKCYMKRQHKMKVSVKGTAVSTEIKKRDIVDCGRTFHVHEDGNIAIPIQVLEKATNFFSQENVLGSGGYGVVYLGELDDGTKVAVKKMKDGATLTTGMNEFQAEIAFLTKVRHRNLVALIGYCINDNNRLLVYEYMPQGTLGHHLFEWEKHGFDPLTWKQRVTIALDVARGIEYLHSLAHQSFIHRDIKSSNILLCDDTRAKVADFGLVRKVPNDKSSFETRVAGTFGYLAPEYATTGRATDKVDVYAFGVVLMEIITGKKAIDETLPDETCHLVTWFHKIIIRKGYNLRNAIDPTLDLDDQTFESISKVAELAAHCTANKYFRRPNMEHVVNVLGPFAQKWKPLRPEEIEEKYGGLDLHMSLPLAFYDSSIESLPFTEAQFNGNRLNQSAQF; translated from the exons ATGGCCTACGCAAAAGCTCTATTCTTATTCCTTTTAATCAACCTCCTCACTGTTTCATTCTGCGATGACGCCGCCGTCATGTCCAAGCTCTTAGCCGCACTCTCTCCGGCGCCTTCTGGCTGGTCCGCTTCCAAAGATCCGTGTACTTGGACTAATGTCAACTGCGACAAGTCCACTGGCAATGTACTCTCCATCAACCTCAACCCCCAGTCCATTTCCGGCGAGCTCCCTTCTGAGCTCACACAGCTCGAGTCTCTCCGATCACTTTCCGTCCAGAAAAACTCCCTCTCCGGGCCCTTGCCGTCTTTCGCTAATATGTCCAGCCTCCAAGAGCTCTACTTAGACAGCAATCAGTTCAGCTCAATCCCCCAAGATTTCCTCTTGGGTCTTCCCAATTTGCAGATTTTCAGCATTTCCGACAATGGCGAGCTCATCCCATGGAAAATTCCTAGTTATTTGGCCGAAAGCACAAACTTGGAATCTTTCTACGCGAGCAACGCCAGTATCACCGGCGTCATTCCTAATTTCTTCGATTCTTTCCCGAATCTCCAGAACCTGAGATTATCCTACAATAACCTCACTGGGTCTCTGCCTGGGTCGTTTGGGAGCACGTTTATACAGAATTTGTGGCTGAATAACCAACAACAGGGGCTCTCCGGGACTATTCATGTGCTTTCCTCAATGACCCAACTCTCCCAAGTATGGCTTCAAGCCAATGCCTTCACGGGTCCCATCCCTGACCTTTCCAAATGCGTAAATCTCTTCGATTTGCAGCTCAGAGACAACCAATTGACCGGGGTTGTACCAGTTTCCATAACGGCTCTTCCCAAATTGGTGAACATTACTCTTCAGAACAACTATTTGCAGGGTCCGATTCCTGACTTTGGAAATAACGTCAAGATTAATGTTGTTGGTAACAGTTTCTGTAAGGATACACCTGGACCTTGTGATCCACAGGTCACTGCACTTCTTGCTTTTGCTGGGGGTCTTGGCTATCCAATCATGCTTACCCATTCTTGGGAAGGGAATGATGCGTGCAACAGCTGGAAATATATATCTTGTGATGAGCAGGGGAATGTGATTACTGTGAATCTTGAAATGGATGATTTTTCAGGTACTATTTCACCCGCTCTTGCCAATTTGACTTCATTGAGGAACCTGTATttggataataataatcttaGTGGCCCAATCCCGGAGAACTTGAATACTTTGCCTAATCTTCAAGTCCTAGATGTGTCCAATAACCATTTGTCTGGGCTTATTCCTTATTTTCCATCTTCTATAAAGGTTAATACTGACGGCAACTTATTTACTGGGAAGGTTGTTAGTCCCGGTGGTGGATCACCGGTTTTAGGCCAGAATTCAGATGCTCCCATCCCTAGTGACATTCCATTATCTGGGAATTCAAATGGGTCCTCCATTTCAGCTGGAATGATTGTTGGTGTGGTTATAtctgttgttattgttgttgtgatTGTGTTTTTTGTGTCTTACAAGTGTTACATGAAGCGGCAACATAAGATGAAGGTTAGTGTAAAGGGCACTGCTGTTTCGACTGAGATAAAGAAACGGGACATAGTTGATTGCGGGAGAACTTTTCATGTTCACGAAGATGGAAACATTGCTATTCCCATCCAAGTTCTTGAAAAAGCCACAAACTTTTTTAGCCAAGAAAATGTGTTGGGGAGCGGAGGATATGGAGTGGTATATTTGGGTGAACTTGATGATGGAACTAAGGTAGCTgtgaaaaagatgaaagatgGGGCAACGCTTACTACAGGAATGAATGAATTCCAAGCAGAAATTGCGTTTCTTACCAAAGTTAGGCATAGGAATCTAGTTGCATTAATTGGTTATTGTATCAATGATAACAATAGGCTTTTGGTGTACGAGTATATGCCACAAGGTACATTGGGTCATCATTTATTTGAATGGGAGAAGCATGGCTTTGATCCTCTAACTTGGAAGCAAAGGGTGACCATTGCATTAGATGTCGCCAGGGGGATCGAGTATCTTCATAGTTTGGCTCATCAAAGTTTCATTCACCGAGACATAAAGTCCTCAAATATTCTTCTTTGTGATGATACGAGAGCCAAGGTTGCAGATTTTGGATTGGTTAGAAAGGTTccaaatgacaaatcttcttTTGAGACGCGAGTGGCTGGAACATTCGGTTATCTTGCACCCGAATATGCTA CAACAGGACGAGCCACAGACAAAGTAGATGTTTATGCATTTGGAGTTGTTTTAATGGAGATAATCACCGGCAAAAAAGCAATAGATGAGACGTTGCCTGACGAGACGTGTCACCTGGTCACATGGTTTCACAAGATTATTATAAGAAAAGGTTACAACCTTCGAAACGCTATCGACCCAACTCTTGATCTTGATGACCAAACATTTGAGAGCATTTCTAAGGTTGCAGAGTTGGCAGCTCACTGCACTGCTAACAAATATTTTCGACGACCAAATATGGAACATGTTGTTAATGTTCTTGGTCCCTTTGCACAGAAGTGGAAGCCTTTGAGACCAGAAGAAATAGAGGAAAAGTATGGTGGTCTTGACCTTCACATGAGCCTTCCTCTAGCCTTTTACGATTCATCCATTGAAAGCTTGCCTTTCACAGAAGCCCAATTCAATGGAAATCGTCTCAATCAAAGtgcacaattttaa
- the LOC116015803 gene encoding receptor-like kinase TMK4 yields MSKLLAALSPTPSGWSTSTHPCTWDYVECQSGNVVIISLASQSISGELPSELTHLASLRSLSVRQNFLSGRLPSFANMSRLERLNLDSNEFSSIPQDFLLGLPNLRIFNVSDNHKLSPWQIPSYLTQSTPPLESFSASNASITGVIPNFFDSFPNLQNLELSYNNLTGSLPGSFGRSEIQNLWLNNQKQGLSGTIDVLSSMTQLSQVWLHANAFTGPIPDLSKCVNLFDLQLADNQLTGVVPVSITALPKLVNINLQNNNLQGPMPEFGNNVKINVFGNSFCIGAPGPCDSKVTALLAVAEGLGYPITLAQSWVGNDVCFDWAFISCEAPGNVITVNLQKHHFSGTISPALANLTSLRNLYLNDNNLTGPIPESLTTLRNLKVLEVSNNNLSGPIPVFPSSVNFSHGGNLFLGKNVSTGGGSPGSGRNSNGSSISAEIKIVVGVISFIVGMVMAFGSYKYSKKRLHKMMVSEKGTAASTEIKKRDIVDGGRNFSAHEDGNIAIPIQVLEKATNFFSEENVLGSGGYGVVYLGELDDGTKVAVKKMKDGATHTKGMNEFQAEIAFLTKVRHRNLVALIGYCINDNNRLLVYEYMPQGTLGHHLFEWEKHGFDPLTWKQRVTIALDVARAIEYLHSLAHQSFIHRDIKSSNILLSDDMRAKVADFGLVRKAPNDKSSFETQVAGTFGYLAPEYATTGRATNKVDVYAFGVVLMEIITGKKAVDETLPDETCHLVTWFHKIIRKSHNLKNTIDRTFDLDDQTFESISKVAELAAHCTADKYFLRPTMEHVVNVLGPFANKWKPLRPEEIEKKYGGLDIHMSLPLAFEYSSIESLSFTEAKLNGHRLNQSAHF; encoded by the exons ATGTCTAAGCTCTTAGCCGCGCTCTCTCCGACGCCCTCCGGCTGGTCCACCTCTACACATCCCTGTACTTGGGATTATGTCGAGTGCCAGTCCGGCAATGTGGTCATCATCAGCCTCGCCTCCCAGTCCATCTCCGGCGAACTCCCTTCCGAGCTCACACACCTCGCGTCTCTCCGATCACTTTCCGTCCGGCAAAACTTCCTCTCCGGGCGCTTGCCGTCTTTCGCTAATATGTCCAGACTCGAAAGGCTCAACTTAGACAGCAATGAGTTCAGCTCAATCCCCCAAGATTTCCTCTTGGGTCTTCCCAATTTGCGGATTTTCAACGTTTCCGACAATCACAAACTCAGCCCATGGCAAATTCCTAGTTATTTGACCCAAAGCACACCACCCTTGGAATCTTTCTCCGCGAGCAATGCCAGTATCACCGGCGTCATTCCTAATTTCTTCGATTCTTTCCCGAATCTCCAGAACCTGGAATTATCCTACAATAACCTCACCGGGTCTCTGCCTGGGTCGTTTGGGAGGTCGGAGATACAGAATTTGTGGCTGAATAACCAAAAACAGGGGCTCTCCGGGACTATTGATGTGCTTTCCTCAATGACCCAACTCTCCCAAGTTTGGCTTCATGCCAATGCCTTCACGGGTCCGATCCCTGACCTTTCCAAATGCGTAAATCTCTTCGATTTGCAGCTCGCAGACAACCAATTGACCGGGGTTGTACCAGTTTCCATAACGGCTCTTCCAAAATTGGTGAACATTAATCTTCAGAACAACAATTTGCAGGGTCCGATGCCTGAATTTGGTAATAACGTCAAGATTAATGTTTTTGGTAACAGTTTCTGTATTGGTGCACCTGGACCTTGCGATTCAAAGGTCACAGCACTTCTTGCTGTTGCTGAGGGTCTTGGGTATCCAATCACGCTCGCCCAATCTTGGGTAGGGAATGATGTGTGCTTCGACTGGGCATTTATATCTTGTGAGGCGCCGGGGAATGTGATTACTGTGAATCTtcaaaaacaccatttttcaGGTACTATTTCACCCGCTCTTGCCAATTTGACTTCATTAAGGAACCTGTATTTGAATGATAATAATCTTACTGGCCCAATCCCAGAGAGCTTGACTACTTTGCGTAATCTTAAAGTCCTAGAAGTGTCCAATAACAATTTGTCTGGGCCTATACCTGTTTTTCCATCTTCTGTAAACTTTTCTCATGGCGGCAACTTATTTCTTGGGAAGAATGTGAGTACCGGTGGTGGATCACCGGGCTCAGGCCGCAATTCAAATGGATCCTCCATTTCAGCTGAAATAAAGATTGTTGTTGGGGTTATATCTTTTATTGTTGGTATGGTTATGGCTTTTGGGTCTTACAAGTATTCCAAGAAGCGGCTGCATAAGATGATGGTTAGTGAAAAGGGCACTGCAGCTTCGACTGAGATAAAGAAACGGGACATAGTTGATGGTGGGAGAAATTTTTCTGCTCACGAAGATGGAAACATTGCTATTCCCATCCAAGTTCTTGAAAAAGCCACAAACTTTTTTAGCGAAGAAAATGTGTTGGGGAGCGGAGGATATGGAGTGGTATATTTGGGTGAACTAGATGATGGAACTAAGGTTGCTgtgaaaaagatgaaagatgGGGCAACGCATACTAAAGGAATGAATGAGTTCCAAGCAGAAATTGCCTTTCTTACCAAAGTGAGGCATAGGAATTTAGTTGCACTGATTGGTTATTGTATCAATGACAACAATAGGCTTTTGGTGTACGAGTATATGCCACAAGGTACATTGGGTCATCATTTATTTGAATGGGAGAAGCATGGCTTTGATCCTCTAACTTGGAAGCAAAGGGTGACAATTGCATTAGATGTGGCCAGGGCGATCGAGTATCTTCATAGTTTGGCTCATCAAAGTTTCATTCACCGAGACATAAAATCCTCAAATATTCTACTTAGTGATGACATGAGAGCCAAGGTCGCAGATTTTGGATTGGTTAGAAAAGCTccaaatgacaaatcttcttTTGAGACGCAAGTTGCTGGAACATTTGGTTACCTTGCACCTGAATATGCTA CAACAGGACGAGCCACAAACAAAGTAGATGTTTATGCATTTGGAGTTGTTTTAATGGAGATAATCACTGGCAAAAAAGCAGTAGATGAGACGTTGCCTGACGAGACGTGTCACTTGGTTACATGGTTTCACAAGATTATAAGAAAAAGCCACAACCTTAAAAACACTATCGACCGAACTTTTGATCTTGATGACCAAACATTTGAGAGCATTTCTAAGGTTGCAGAGTTGGCAGCTCACTGCACTGCTGACAAATATTTTCTACGACCAACTATGGAACATGTTGTTAACGTCCTTGGTCCCTTTGCAAATAAGTGGAAGCCTTTGAGACCAGAAGAAATAGAGAAAAAGTATGGTGGTCTTGACATTCACATGAGCCTTCCTCTTGCGTTTGAATACTCATCCATTGAAAGTTTGTCTTTTACAGAAGCCAAACTCAATGGACATCGTCTCAATCAAAGTgcgcatttttaa